A stretch of DNA from Bacillus sp. SM2101:
TTGAAAATAAAGTGAGCAACGATGGGATTACATCTGTTAGAGAATATCCTTGTAATATCTTCAAATAAGCTGTCATACCTGCTCCATTAGGTGTGATTTTAGAGATAAATGCCATAGACTCAGGCATTTGTGATATAGGCATCATGCTCCCACCTAAAAAAGCGATAACTGGAATGCCCACTGAAGAGAAAAAGGTAGATATTTCTGCTGATTTAAAGCGATAATTTAATGATGTCATAAGCACAGCAAGACCACCTGTCGTAAAACATATTGACAATGTAACAGCTATGAATGCTCCTAATGAATTCCACGTTACTTGATAAACAAGGGCGACGACACCATATAATATACATAACTGAAGAAATGCTAGTATAACAGCCGAACAAAATATACTTGTAAAATAGACCCACCTAGATACGTTTGCTAACATGATACGATCAAAGACGAGCGACTCTTTTTCAACATGGGCATATGACCCTATTGTTGTTGCGATATACAGAACGAACATGACACTCATACCTATTGCATAATAACCGAGAGAAGTAACCGGCTCCCGTTTTGTCACAGTTTCTGTGTTGATCTCCATATCACTCGGGTTGGCAAATACTTGTTCTGTTATCACACCTTGTTTTCCCAAAATAACA
This window harbors:
- a CDS encoding ABC transporter permease, which encodes MIMFWYLLKKQLLLFLRNRPELLLLLGMPLILITILGFALSGVMDGDHLEIDAKVALIEIGSEQDEVDRFINDLEEKQLPSEQKEVITAVASELSPIDIIKNEIFKNEELSSFLSLEEFDENEIEQLKSDDTYAVIIETPENFTYDILNSMFFNVDNVPELNFYVNEGKDITSKIVEDVIMFFQNQLSTFVILGKQGVITEQVFANPSDMEINTETVTKREPVTSLGYYAIGMSVMFVLYIATTIGSYAHVEKESLVFDRIMLANVSRWVYFTSIFCSAVILAFLQLCILYGVVALVYQVTWNSLGAFIAVTLSICFTTGGLAVLMTSLNYRFKSAEISTFFSSVGIPVIAFLGGSMMPISQMPESMAFISKITPNGAGMTAYLKILQGYSLTDVIPSLLTLFSIGIVLLLCSIASFPKRRGAL